A stretch of DNA from Gavia stellata isolate bGavSte3 chromosome 18, bGavSte3.hap2, whole genome shotgun sequence:
GAGTAAACTatcagagcaagaaaaaaatgccttaaaaatagAGGGAAACAACAACCCATGCCAAAGACTCAGTATCACCCTAAGGTCTCCTGCAAGCCCTCCTCTTCACAGCAAGGAGGCTGCAGCTCAGCGGGAGGCAGGTGTGAGCTCCCAGTCCCCCAGGCAGCAGAAAGGCTGCACCTGTGTGGAGTCTGCACCAGGGCCTATATAATCCTCCCCGGGCAGGCGAAGAGCAAGCTTGTGGTGGCAGAGAGAAGATGGGGCTGTTTGTAGAGCAGCTGTGCTTGAGCAGCTCAAGGCTATGGTGAGTGGGGTttgggggagggatggggagctgaGTCCTTGTCTCTCTGCTCTCTCATTTGGTCCTGTTCTTCTTGCAGGTTACTGCTCCTGTTTGGCTTTTTGCTGCCCTTAGTCCCTTGCGCTGATGGCCTGGGGGATCAGGATCTTTTGGGTAATGATGCCTCTCTGGGCTGGTAGTGGTGTGGATGTGGGCTTTAGGTTTGCTTGGAGCTGCTTCCCCTCTGCCTTGGTGCGGAAAGGGTCTCTGGTGCAGGGATGGGTAGCTGGAGGGCTTGCAGGGTGGGTGCCTCCAGGAGGGTGATGGTGGAGCTGACTGTGGTCTTCCCTTGGCAGAGAATGTGACCTGTCACAGGGATGGAATGGAAGTTGAGTTTTCCAGAGAACTTGGTAACTACTCCTGGCACGTGTGTGTTGTGGGTAGGTATTGCTACTGGCCTGGCTTGGTCCTTCCTGCTGTAGCTTGAAAGCAGATGCCTGTCTACAGGGCTAATCTTCCACCTTCTCTCGAGATGTGAGTGGTGAGGTGATGATGTCCTGTGACCACACTGTGGATTATGAGAGGCTGCTGCTCAGTGTCCTGTTTGTCAACTGCACTAGCCTGGAGGTAAGGGGTCTCTGTTCTGGGAAGGTGCTGTGATGGagtgtgtggttttttcctagTCAGGACCATGTTTAATAGGGTTTCTAGCTTTAACTTTCTTCAAGAGTGGAAATGCTTAAACCATTCTATAAGAGCAGTTCATGCCAAAcatagtttaaaaagaaaaaacccaaactattACCTGAAGGATTAAACCCCCCCAGATACTGACATAAAATGTTGTGCTCTCTTGCAAAGGAGTTGAGAGCTATGTTAACATCTTGTGGGGAAGTGAATTGGGTCCAAGAGTTTCATAGCACCACTCAGTCTACATGTATGTATATTGATAGAGCAATTAACAGTGCAGGCTATTCATAGTTATTGAGGTAGAGTAGCCTCTAATAGCCTCAATACCAGAGTATTTGCTGGTATCAGTTGCTTTTAGGCGTTGGAAATACCACAAGAATCTTGATGTTTATAACTTGTTTTTTGAACAGCTGACGCTCTAGCACTAGAGCCTGCTAGTCCTTGAAGGCTTTCTTCTTGACTCCTGCAATTTTCTCATACCTTCTGCTCTTCAACCTAGTCTTATTACCCTATGCTTTCCTAACAAACCTGTCCTTTTCCGTAAGCTTCTAAAATGACAGTTCATAGTGTCCTTGCACTGATACCAACAcctgaaacaactctgaagTTACAGTTTGGTCTCAAGGCTTTTAGTTGTCCTCATCCTGCAGTGAGTAGTCCTGCCTCTTTCTAATTAATGTCTTCTCCATAGCATGGGCAGCACCAGCTGAGGTTGAGGCTGATGGTGAATGACTcaatgggagaggagaagaatGTAACCTACAGTGCTGACTGCAATACTGTTCATGCAGATGAAATAGCTACTCCCTTGTTTGCTGCTACAACAAACTGTACAAAAGACTTCATGGCAGTAAGTAGAGGAATGGGAGTGCTATAGATCCTGTTTAGAGGCTTGCGAGGTGGGATGGCTGCCTCCTGGAACTGCATGGCTGGGATCTGCAGGAAGATGGGGAAAGCTCCAGTCAACTTCAGGGAGGTTTGTTGGCTGCATGTCCATCTTGGCATGACCACTAGCTCTTTGAAGAGCTAATTTGCAAATGGTCATTAATGATGCATGTGATCTGGCTCCAGCCCTGTTGCAGGGGAAACTGGGATGCTGGTGCCAGCTGTCTGCTTTGGAAAACTCTAATGGAGATTTTTCTTAGCAAGTTGTAGAGTTGTGACCACTGTCTGTTCCTGTGGTCTAACACTTGTGCTGTGTTCCAGGTTACTTTCCCAAGACTCATTTCAAGCTTCAGCGATAAGCATATGGTATGTGCCTTTTGCCTTGCAAAGGGAGGGTGTGGGAATGCATGGGTTTTGGATCTAAACTGAGTCTGATGTCTCCAGGCTGGAGTAGTTCCCTCTTCTGGGGTAATTGCATCTTGTTGGGAAGCTTAATTCTATACTATCAATATAGGGACCTTGAATATAAAACCTGCAAGGTGGCAGCCCTGGAGGGTGAAGGCTATAATgccttgctgcttctgtgtgGCTATGCCTTCCCTTCCTAAGGAAGGCTCTCCTGCTTTGCAGGTTCCAGCAACTCTGATGACCTGGACTCTGTCAGTTGATGATGGAACAAGAATATATCAGCTGAGCCTTGGGCAAGCCATGCAGCAAGGCTATAACTTTCTAGCTGATGGCCACAACCTGATCTTTCAGGTGGCCTTTACTGCCACTGGAGTTGTTTCCTACAAGGTAGGTGAACAAAGAATTGGCACTGAGGAGACAGTGCTGCTTAACAGAGGCTAAGTATATCCCTCCTGTAGAAACCTGTGAACTGGCCTAGCCCTATAAAATGGGGAGGTGCAGTATGTAcctcagcagcacagctgaCAGGCATCTATGTAAGTGGGATTCCAGCTATAGCCTGTCCTGTGAACATCTGACTGGTAGTCCTATGAGCAGATCCTTTTTGAAAGGGTGAGATGGGAAGAAACTGCTGTTGCAAACATGAATAGCAGCAGTCCTGAACCAGACATAGTATGTGGCCCTGCAGGGTTGCTCTTATGATCATGAGCTGAGTACTCTCTAACAGACTTCTGTCTTCTTTGTCAGCACAATGATAAGGTGGTCTACACTGTGGCGCTCAAGCTTGCGTATGGCCCTCCTGAACGTAGACTGACTGTGGAGTCAAGAATGCTTTGTGCACCGGGTAATGCAGGGAGAAAGTCAAacctgctctgcttctgctctgagGAACCTGGTGTTATGTTTAACAAGATGTTGTTGCAGGTCCAGCAATCTGTAATGCAACACACATGACTGTTGCCATCCCAGCCTTCCCAGGGATCCTTATGGCTGTGGGTGTAGAGGATAAGACCATCCCTATGGACCAGCTTCAGCAAAATGGGATTGCTCTGGACACGAAGAGTGGGGTCAAGCTACATATTAGCAGGGGAGTCCTGAAGTCCAGGGTGAGTTCTGATCCTCAAGTCACAGGAGTTGGTGTGATGACAACTCCTTGGTGCTTACTGAGAACCGGAGCACAATAGCTTTGGCCTTGACTAAGCACCTGTCAAGTCAGCCATGTGCCCTGTGGCTGGGTGAGGGCAGTTGTGCTTAAGATGAATGCAAACTGACTCTATAATAGATAGGTATAACTCAAAGGTAACTTGGGTTTCATGAAGTCTCTTGGcaaaaaaaacagctggaagTGGAAATATCCTTCTTGGAGTGGGCTGGTATTTGGCATACCTGGAGCAATGCAAATTAGCAAACTATCTGAGTGTGAAGAGCGTCATGGCCCCAGGGCATGTGAAACACTAACACATGCATGTGTTTAAAATGACTTTTGTAGTTACACTCCAGGAGAGTAATTCTTGTATTTCAGCTATATGGGGAGAGTTGCTCAGGGCTTCAGTCCTACATGTCCTCTCTGAAACTGACTTTTCACCTCCATGGGGAGACTGTGGCAATGGTGATGCATCCAGAGTGCCCCTGTGACTGGCATGCACCAATAGGTAAGTGACTGACTACTGCAATGGACTTGACCCATGTGCTGCTCAGATGGTAATCCTTCAGCATGGCTTGTTCCTGAACTAGTCCTTCACCAGGAAAGCATATCTCTAGCCAGAACACAACAGCTCTTCAACTGAGCTGTCAATGACTGGCGTAACAATTTATGTGAACCTCTCTTACAGCTGCTGTATGCACCCAGGATGGGTACATGGATTTTGAAATCCTTGCTGACCGTACTATACCACCGCTAGACTTGGGTACACTTAAGCTCAGAGATCCTGCATGCCGGCCAGCCTTTAAGTCATCTTTGAATGACAGGGTTTGGTTTCATGTCCCACTGAATGGATGTGGGACCAGGTATTGGGTAAGTGTAGCCAGGATTGATGGGGAGGGCTTCATGCATTGGGAATGCCCTTGCTAATGCTGTTATCTATCCATAGTTTGATGGGGAGAAGATTGTTTATGAGAATGAAGTGAGGGCATTATGGGCAGACCTTCCACTGCGCAGGATCTCAAGGGACAGTGAACTCAGGTGTGTCTGGAAACATCTTTGGGTAATACTTAGTCCTGGATATCCTATATATGAACATAGGACTTACCTGCTCCTTCTTTGTTACAGGCTAACAGTACTGTGCTCCTTCAGCAATGGTGATGCCTCCCTCACTATAAGGGTGGACAACCTTCCTCCTCTGGCTTCTTCAATAAACCAAGGTCCCCTCTCCTTAGTTCTTCTAAGCTACCCAGGTAAAGCTGACTCTGGGCGCAGGTGGCTGGGAAGCAACTGAGCTTGTGGGGGGGGAGGATGTACAAGTGAACTGTTCTGGTGTATGGGCTTCTAATGACCTGATGTGCTTCCTTCCCAACCATACTATTTGAGGCAGATTCCTTAAATCTGTGACTAGGACAACTGCTTCTCATGGACTGGCTGCTGTTGAAGAGCCCTAGACTAGAGTTTCTTCAGGACTCTCCTTGTACACTGACTTATCTAACAAGGCTTTGTTTTTTGCAGAGGACTCATACAGGCAGCCGTACCGTGATGATCAGTACCCAATAGTAAGGTACCTACGGCAGCCCATCTTCCTGGAAGTTCAGGTCCTGAACCGCAATGATCCCAATCTCCAGTTAGTATTGGATGACTGTTGGGCAACAACTTCACAAGATCCAAGCTCATTTCCCCAGTGGAATATTGTTGTCGATGGGTGAGTGTCCTGCCAGAGAAATCAAAGTGCTTCTGGGAGGATTCCTGaattccccctcc
This window harbors:
- the ZP2 gene encoding zona pellucida sperm-binding protein 2, giving the protein MGLFVEQLCLSSSRLWLLLLFGFLLPLVPCADGLGDQDLLENVTCHRDGMEVEFSRELGNYSWHVCVVDVSGEVMMSCDHTVDYERLLLSVLFVNCTSLEHGQHQLRLRLMVNDSMGEEKNVTYSADCNTVHADEIATPLFAATTNCTKDFMAVTFPRLISSFSDKHMVPATLMTWTLSVDDGTRIYQLSLGQAMQQGYNFLADGHNLIFQVAFTATGVVSYKHNDKVVYTVALKLAYGPPERRLTVESRMLCAPGPAICNATHMTVAIPAFPGILMAVGVEDKTIPMDQLQQNGIALDTKSGVKLHISRGVLKSRLYGESCSGLQSYMSSLKLTFHLHGETVAMVMHPECPCDWHAPIAAVCTQDGYMDFEILADRTIPPLDLGTLKLRDPACRPAFKSSLNDRVWFHVPLNGCGTRYWFDGEKIVYENEVRALWADLPLRRISRDSELRLTVLCSFSNGDASLTIRVDNLPPLASSINQGPLSLVLLSYPEDSYRQPYRDDQYPIVRYLRQPIFLEVQVLNRNDPNLQLVLDDCWATTSQDPSSFPQWNIVVDGCEYDLDSYRTVFHPVGHGVSYANYRQRLEVKTFAFVSGGKALPGLVYFHCSVLICDRFQPDSPLCMTRCPRPSRSKRESGMPGVNSAVVSLQGPVLLVPEGWSATQGSTLLSKEAWAGITMTAVGILSLVAIMLLFLAFLKCLKRRAFLVNAVC